The Apium graveolens cultivar Ventura chromosome 6, ASM990537v1, whole genome shotgun sequence genome contains a region encoding:
- the LOC141664648 gene encoding uncharacterized protein LOC141664648 yields MTTTETSKLKEGAIGLNYPMLSRSNYTAWALKMKVFMKAQGVWNAIENKEKGAAVDDRQDNIALATTYQGIPEDILLSVADKETAKEAWEAIETMCQGAERVKKARIQTLRSEFESLSMKDSDQLDEFYLKLNGMVTKIRALGEEMKESYVVKKLLHAVPSKFLHIISTIEQFGDLDTMSVEEAVGSLKTHEDRVKGQTEDGGGQLLLTEEEWSKREGADGKLLLTRDEWIKRNNKGDIDGSPSQRFRGRNSGRGGRDKSRLRCYNCSAYGHYAAECKKPQKERDQQHEMNMNQVEDDGPALLLTEHRETKEDLMLINERKVVPKLKQSSEQVESNLWYLDNRASNHMTGQRSKFKELNENVTG; encoded by the coding sequence ATGACAACTACGGAGACTAGCAAGCTGAAGGAAGGAGCAATAGGGTTGAATTATCCGATGTTGTCCAGGAGTAACTACACAGCATGGGCACTTAAGATGAAAGTGTTTATGAAGGCTCAGGGGGTGTGGAATGCAATCGAGAACAAAGAAAAGGGAGCTGCAGTTGATGACAGACAAGACAATATCGCCCTGGCTACCACATACCAGGGGATACCTGAAGATATTCTATTATCTGTGGCTGATAAAGAAACAGCCAAAGAAGCCTGGGAGGCTATTGAGACTATGTGTCAGGGAGCAGAGCGCGTGAAAAAAGCCAGGATCCAGACACTAAGGAGTGAGTTTGAATCCTTGAGTATGAAGGATAGTGATCAGCTAGATGAGTTCTATTTAAAGCTGAACGGAATGGTAACTAAGATACGTGCTCTGGGAGAGGAGATGAAGGAGAGCTATGTGGTGAAAAAACTGCTTCATGCTGTACCATCAAAATTTCTCCACATTATCTCTACCATCGAACAGTTCGGTGATTTAGACACCATGTCAGTTGAGGAAGCTGTGGGTTCCTTGAAGACTCACGAGGACCGTGTGAAAGGACAAACAGAAGATGGGGGAGGACAGCTCTTACTCACAGAAGAGGAGTGGTCCAAACGGGAAGGAGCTGATGGAAAGTTGTTACTGACAAGGGACGAGTGGATTAAACGCAACAACAAAGGTGATATTGACGGTTCCCCCAGCCAGAGATTCCGAGGAAGAAACAGTGGTCGTGGTGGACGTGACAAAAGCAGGCTACGATGCTATAATTGTAGTGCTTACGGTCATTACGCAGCTGAGTGTAAAAAACCCCAAAAGGAACGAGATCAACAACATGAAATGAATATGAATCAAGTTGAAGACGATGGGCCTGCTTTATTGCTGACTGAACACAGAGAAACGAAAGAAGACCTGATGTTGATAAATGAAAGGAAGGTGGTACCAAAGCTCAAACAAAGTAGTGAACAAGTGGAGTCGAATTTATGGTATCTGGATAATAGAGCAAGCAACCATATGACCGGACAAAGATCCAAGTTTAAGGAGCTAAACGAAAATGTGACAGGTTAA